From Algoriphagus sp. NG3, the proteins below share one genomic window:
- a CDS encoding helix-turn-helix domain-containing protein, translating into MNEHTVESCAKSKMAIRDTLDVVGGKWKLVLISVLRSGKKGFNELSREAGISPRILSKELHDMEMNNLVTRTVCNTKPVTVQYELTAYSDTLTEVLSAMEKWGQEHRNKIFSAE; encoded by the coding sequence ATGAATGAACACACAGTGGAGAGTTGCGCAAAATCAAAAATGGCAATACGGGACACCTTGGATGTAGTAGGTGGAAAATGGAAGTTGGTTCTGATATCGGTTTTAAGAAGCGGCAAGAAAGGCTTCAATGAGCTGTCACGGGAGGCTGGAATTTCTCCACGTATTCTATCAAAGGAGTTGCATGATATGGAAATGAATAATCTTGTGACCCGAACAGTCTGCAATACCAAACCCGTCACTGTCCAATATGAGTTGACAGCCTATAGCGATACCCTGACAGAGGTGCTCTCTGCTATGGAAAAATGGGGGCAGGAGCACCGGAATAAAATTTTTTCAGCAGAGTGA
- a CDS encoding response regulator transcription factor, with product MSIRIALFDDNKNIRSNIRLLLNTDPSFEVVGVFSDAQHCIEKVLSVRPDVVLMDIEMVGINGIDAVKMLTKEFPHIQILIQTVLEDDERVFEAICAGASGYILKNQLNSTLICAINQMQNGGSPMSPSIARRVLGLLRNGYREKKSAVNEEYNLTPREKEVLTALVNGLSYKMIAFELEISYETVRSHMKKIYEKLHVASLTEVVAKAINKKIV from the coding sequence ATGAGTATTCGAATAGCTCTGTTTGATGACAATAAGAATATCCGGAGCAACATCAGATTGTTATTAAATACTGATCCATCCTTTGAGGTTGTAGGCGTTTTCAGTGACGCTCAACATTGTATCGAAAAGGTATTAAGCGTAAGGCCTGATGTGGTTTTAATGGATATTGAGATGGTGGGAATCAATGGGATTGATGCCGTCAAAATGCTGACTAAAGAATTCCCACACATTCAAATCCTGATACAGACTGTATTGGAAGATGACGAGCGTGTATTCGAAGCAATATGTGCAGGGGCTTCGGGATACATCCTAAAAAACCAACTTAATAGCACATTGATTTGTGCAATTAACCAAATGCAAAACGGTGGGTCACCTATGAGTCCCTCCATTGCACGAAGGGTACTGGGATTACTGAGGAATGGGTACCGGGAGAAGAAATCAGCCGTCAATGAAGAATATAATCTTACTCCCCGCGAGAAAGAGGTTCTCACAGCTTTGGTGAACGGCTTAAGCTACAAAATGATTGCCTTCGAGTTAGAAATCAGCTATGAAACCGTTCGCAGTCATATGAAAAAAATATACGAAAAGCTGCACGTAGCATCATTAACTGAAGTAGTAGCAAAGGCTATCAATAAAAAAATTGTCTGA
- a CDS encoding FMN-dependent NADH-azoreductase, with translation MKILHLITSTRGDDSVSNRLGNAIIEKLKDQFPVAEVKKKNLAKSPLPHLGEVHLTSFFTPEKDRTPQLAQAVLHSDEAISELNEADLVVIDVPMYNFSIPSTLKSWIDHIARAGITFRYTESGVEGLVKNKKVYLAIASGGIYSEGSMKEFDFTESYLRNILGFIGINDVTVFRAEGLAIPEIKEMAIPKALRLVEDFAF, from the coding sequence ATGAAAATCCTGCATTTAATAACCAGCACACGAGGCGATGATTCAGTCAGTAACCGATTGGGAAATGCCATAATTGAAAAGCTAAAGGATCAATTTCCGGTTGCGGAAGTAAAGAAAAAAAATCTCGCTAAATCCCCTTTACCCCATCTTGGAGAGGTTCATCTCACTTCTTTTTTTACCCCTGAAAAGGACCGCACGCCACAATTGGCTCAGGCAGTTCTACATTCTGATGAGGCTATTTCCGAATTGAATGAAGCTGACCTGGTGGTTATTGATGTACCTATGTACAATTTTTCAATTCCTTCCACACTTAAATCCTGGATTGATCACATTGCCCGGGCAGGCATCACATTTAGGTATACAGAGAGCGGAGTGGAAGGGCTGGTGAAGAATAAAAAAGTGTACCTCGCAATCGCATCAGGAGGGATCTATTCAGAAGGTTCCATGAAAGAATTCGATTTTACTGAAAGTTATTTACGGAATATCCTTGGGTTCATTGGGATCAATGACGTCACCGTGTTTCGTGCTGAGGGATTGGCTATTCCCGAAATCAAGGAAATGGCTATTCCAAAGGCTCTAAGATTGGTTGAAGATTTTGCTTTTTAA
- a CDS encoding glycosyltransferase, whose product MENSLKKQLGGRKILFASVPVDGHFNPMTGLAKHLQELGCDVRWYMPDIYDEKIRNLNFSHYRYEKAVAVTLDTIETYGGRSEITDPLEKLNFDFIHMFAKRGPEYYEDILRINETFPFDILIADSFFSAIPFVKIKMSKPVVTIGVVPLVADSVDLAPFGMGLLPAKNDMERAEYATIRDQAVNVMFKQAVDTFDEILKSYDIHLERSMLPNLLCREATLCLQIGTPGFEFNRIDLRDNIRFIGALLPYLSENKDRKPWFDERIKRYKKIILVTQGTFEKDFTKLTEPTLQAFQDTDVLVIVATAGNGTKELREKYASENIIIENFIPFNDVMPFVHVFVTNGGYGGTLLSIYNQVPMVAAGVHEGKIEICSRIGYFNYGVNLGTETPDIEAIRNAVKEVLNNGLYKKNIARLNAEMAEYNAYELCTGYISELLGVQSTTSTVRSY is encoded by the coding sequence ATGGAAAACAGCTTGAAAAAACAGCTAGGCGGAAGAAAAATATTATTCGCCTCAGTGCCGGTAGATGGGCATTTTAATCCAATGACAGGCCTCGCCAAACATTTACAGGAACTGGGGTGCGATGTACGCTGGTACATGCCGGACATTTATGATGAAAAAATAAGGAATTTGAATTTCTCACACTATAGATATGAAAAGGCCGTGGCTGTTACGCTCGATACTATTGAAACGTACGGTGGACGGTCTGAAATAACGGATCCTCTGGAAAAGTTGAATTTTGATTTTATACATATGTTCGCTAAGCGTGGTCCGGAATATTATGAAGATATTTTGCGTATCAATGAAACTTTTCCCTTTGACATATTAATTGCAGATAGTTTTTTTAGCGCAATACCATTTGTAAAAATTAAAATGAGTAAGCCGGTTGTTACTATCGGTGTTGTTCCACTTGTAGCTGATTCTGTTGATCTGGCACCATTTGGTATGGGGTTATTACCTGCAAAGAATGATATGGAACGTGCAGAATATGCCACAATTCGCGACCAGGCTGTAAACGTAATGTTCAAACAGGCAGTAGACACATTTGACGAAATTCTTAAGTCTTATGACATCCACCTCGAAAGATCGATGCTGCCAAACTTGTTGTGTAGGGAAGCTACCTTATGTCTGCAGATTGGTACACCAGGCTTTGAATTTAATCGTATTGATCTAAGGGATAATATTCGATTTATCGGTGCGCTGCTTCCTTATTTATCAGAAAATAAAGATCGTAAACCATGGTTTGATGAACGAATTAAACGATATAAGAAAATTATCCTCGTAACGCAGGGTACTTTTGAAAAGGATTTTACGAAACTGACAGAACCGACCCTTCAGGCATTTCAGGATACCGATGTATTGGTGATCGTCGCAACCGCAGGCAACGGGACAAAAGAACTCAGGGAAAAATATGCGTCGGAAAATATTATTATTGAAAATTTCATTCCTTTTAATGATGTGATGCCCTTTGTGCACGTATTCGTTACCAACGGCGGCTACGGTGGGACTTTGTTAAGTATCTATAACCAGGTGCCGATGGTAGCTGCAGGCGTACATGAGGGTAAAATTGAAATCTGCAGCCGCATAGGTTATTTCAACTACGGCGTAAATCTTGGTACAGAAACTCCGGATATCGAGGCTATACGTAATGCCGTGAAAGAAGTATTGAATAACGGTTTATACAAAAAAAATATAGCTAGACTTAATGCAGAGATGGCAGAGTATAATGCTTATGAGCTGTGTACAGGCTACATTTCTGAGCTTTTGGGGGTGCAAAGTACAACCTCTACAGTTCGATCGTACTGA
- a CDS encoding helix-turn-helix domain-containing protein yields MEQQHLFQKSLKKLGLKSVNSENTQIINSEAFKEYIKILYLPSGYTVTVDFTVHRTVAPSLLFVSPNQFMKIEEVGLAPGYLIFYNRDFYCIQIHDAEVACDGLLFNNIQNMPLVSLPDGEAEFTNYLFMQITGELALNDSSLEEMVRTYLKQLLIKSTRVWKQQHLEKVVSEQPADLDFFRNFTLLVDAHFKEKHSVADYASLLSIAPKTITHKFKRLNLPQPNDVIKNRLILEAKRLLVHTGMTAKEIAYELGYEDPAYFSRLFQLKTGESPSGFRVKYHGQT; encoded by the coding sequence ATGGAACAGCAGCATTTATTTCAGAAAAGTTTAAAAAAGCTTGGATTGAAATCTGTAAACTCAGAAAACACCCAAATCATCAATAGTGAGGCTTTCAAAGAATATATAAAAATACTTTATCTGCCAAGTGGCTATACCGTGACTGTTGATTTCACTGTACACAGGACTGTTGCTCCCTCTTTGCTATTTGTTTCGCCAAATCAGTTTATGAAAATTGAGGAAGTGGGCTTAGCACCGGGTTACCTGATCTTCTATAACAGGGACTTTTATTGTATCCAAATTCACGATGCAGAAGTAGCATGCGATGGACTATTATTCAACAACATCCAAAATATGCCATTAGTGTCTTTGCCAGATGGAGAGGCTGAATTTACCAACTATCTTTTTATGCAAATTACCGGTGAATTAGCACTAAATGACTCCTCTCTTGAAGAGATGGTACGCACCTACCTCAAACAGCTACTCATCAAATCTACCAGAGTATGGAAACAGCAACATTTGGAAAAAGTGGTCTCAGAGCAGCCGGCCGACTTGGATTTCTTCCGGAATTTCACGCTGCTGGTAGATGCTCATTTTAAAGAAAAGCACAGTGTAGCTGACTATGCGAGCCTTCTTTCAATCGCTCCAAAGACCATAACCCACAAATTCAAAAGACTCAATCTTCCTCAACCCAACGATGTCATAAAAAACCGGCTCATTCTTGAGGCGAAAAGGTTACTGGTTCATACAGGTATGACCGCAAAGGAAATTGCCTATGAATTGGGCTATGAAGATCCTGCGTACTTCAGCAGACTCTTTCAGCTGAAAACAGGAGAATCTCCTTCAGGTTTCCGTGTAAAATATCACGGTCAAACGTAA